The Vibrio sp. STUT-A11 region TTCTCTCTTTTCATTCCTTATAATAATAAGGAGTGGATCATGACAGAATCATGAATTTTATGAAACAGCGAATTTCCATTTCAGTTTTACGAGACCCTACTTAGGTTAACTCACATTTCATAAACGTATCGATCCACTTCCTATGCAGGCTCTCGTAAATTTGTGAACTGAGCTTATAGCAACATTTAAGAATTACTATATGCTTAGAGACAGCAAGATAATTCTCTATAATTCAAATAATTGCGAGGAGGATTGAGATGAGACTAGAACGCATCGAAATCTCCGGGTTTAGAGGCATCAAACGCCTTTCACTCTCTTTTGATGAACTCACCACTCTCATTGGTGAGAATACATGGGGTAAGTCTTCATTACTCGATGCCTTGTCTATTGCATTACCACCAGACGGCAAGCTTTACGAGTTTGAACTGAAAGATTTTCATGTTGACTACGCTATCGCTCATCCACAAACTCAACATATTGAGATCATTCTTTGCTTTCGAGCACAAGACAAACAAGAGATAAAAGCGGGTCGTTACCGCCGTCTAAAACCTGTTTGGTGTACCAAAGAAAGCGGTGGACACGTCATCTACTATCGTATCAGTGGCGCTCGAGATGAACATAACATTACGACTAGTTACGGATTCCTAGACCGCGAGGGTAAAACTAAACAGATACATCATTCTGAAAAGATCGCAGTCGAGTTGATGACACTGCATCCTGTTATTCGCTTAAGGGACTCTCGTCGCTTCCCTCATTCATCTCATGTTAATGGAGATGGTAAGAACGCCCGAATTGAAAAGCGTATTGACAATACATGTCGACGACTATTAGCCATGCCAGGTCAAGTCAACAAGGGCGAAATTCGCAGTAGCCTTGCCTCTATGCAGACTCTGGTTGACCACTATTTTGCATTCCGCACTACCAGCAGAGGGAATCCAAGGAAACCAAGAGATGGTCTGTTTTATAACAGCCACCCTTCTGATAAAGGTCTGAGCCAATACTTGAGGGAAACTAAGGACAAGCAAAGTCGCTTACTTCTAATGGGCTTGCTCAACACTTACTTGCAAGCAAAAGGCCCAACAGAGCTAAGACGTTGTGCACGACCAATCTTAATCATTGAAGACCCTGAAGGTCGCTTACATCCTACCCATTTAGCGAGAGCCTGGTCCTTACTTCAGCTATTGCCGATGCAAAAAATCCTTACGACCAACAGCGGGAGTTTGCTTGGCTCTGTTCCTCTCTATTCAATACGTCGCTTGTACCGCTTATCAGATCGCACTATTGCGAAAAGCCTTAACTCGTCTAAGTTTGGTCGAGATGAATTAAGGCGAATTGGATTTCACATTCGCTTTCACCGTGCAGGTGCGCTCTTTGCTCGTTGCTGGCTTTTGGTTGAAGGTGAAACCGAAGTTTGGCTTTTTAATGAACTGGCACGTCAATGTGGTTATGATTTAGCGGCCGAGGGCGTTCAAATAGTCGAGTTTGCCCAATCCGGCTTGCGTTCAATTATCAAAGTTGCCAAAGAATTTGGTATTGACTGGCACGTAGTAACAGACGGTGATGCGGCGGGTAAAAAGTACGCTCATACGGTTCGATCACAACTAGAACATGATCAAGAGCGCCACCGCTTAACAGAGTTACCTGATCGAGATATCGAACATTTCCTTTACAACCATGGATTTGAAATTTTCTTTAAGGACATGATAAAGATTCCTCATGATCATCAAATCCCTGCCAAAAAAGTGGTAAACCGAGTGCTAAAAAAACATGCTAAGCCAGATTTAGCGCTAGCGATTGTTTCGCATTGTGAAGAGAATGGCATG contains the following coding sequences:
- a CDS encoding ATP-dependent endonuclease; the protein is MRLERIEISGFRGIKRLSLSFDELTTLIGENTWGKSSLLDALSIALPPDGKLYEFELKDFHVDYAIAHPQTQHIEIILCFRAQDKQEIKAGRYRRLKPVWCTKESGGHVIYYRISGARDEHNITTSYGFLDREGKTKQIHHSEKIAVELMTLHPVIRLRDSRRFPHSSHVNGDGKNARIEKRIDNTCRRLLAMPGQVNKGEIRSSLASMQTLVDHYFAFRTTSRGNPRKPRDGLFYNSHPSDKGLSQYLRETKDKQSRLLLMGLLNTYLQAKGPTELRRCARPILIIEDPEGRLHPTHLARAWSLLQLLPMQKILTTNSGSLLGSVPLYSIRRLYRLSDRTIAKSLNSSKFGRDELRRIGFHIRFHRAGALFARCWLLVEGETEVWLFNELARQCGYDLAAEGVQIVEFAQSGLRSIIKVAKEFGIDWHVVTDGDAAGKKYAHTVRSQLEHDQERHRLTELPDRDIEHFLYNHGFEIFFKDMIKIPHDHQIPAKKVVNRVLKKHAKPDLALAIVSHCEENGMECIPVLLRWTLKRIVTMASGNT